A genome region from Populus alba chromosome 5, ASM523922v2, whole genome shotgun sequence includes the following:
- the LOC118062033 gene encoding 5'-3' exoribonuclease 3 isoform X1 → MGVPAFYRWLAEKYPLVVVDVIEEEPVVIEGVKIPVDTSKPNPNNIEYDNLYLDMNGIIHPCFHPEDRPSPTSFGEVFQCMFDYIDRLFVMVRPRKLLYMAIDGVAPRAKMNQQRSRRFRAAKDASDAAAEEERLREEFEREGRKLPPKETSQTFDSNVITPGTEFMAVLSIALQYYIHLRLNYDPGWKKIKVVLSDANVPGEGEHKVMSYIRLQRNLPGYDPNTRHCLYGLDADLIMLALATHEVHFSILREIVFTPGQQDKCFICGQTGHLAAACEGKAKRKAGEFDEKGNDVAVPKKPYQFLNIWTLREYLEYEFRIPNPPFEIDLERTVDDFIFICFFVGNDFLPHMPTLEIREGAINLLMAVYKKEFRVLGGYLTDGSKPNLSRVEHFIQAVGAYEDKIFQKRARLHQRQAERVKREKTQARRGDDAQPQHQPESLVAVTQFRGSRLASAPTPSPYQNDGTHSQTSDGKGSSVRSRKVARLSSTANIGAAIVEAENCLEIEAHENKEELKTKLKESLREKSDVFNSKNHEEDKVKLGEPGWKERYYEEKFSAKSLDEMEAVRRDVVLRYTEGLCWVMHYYYEGVCSWQWFYPYHYAPFASDLTDLGQLNISFELGSPFKPFNQLLGVFPAASSHALPVHYRKLMTDPNSPIFDFYPTDFEVDMNGKRFAWQGIAKLPFIDETRLLAEVQKIEHTLTEEEARRNSMMFDMLFVSSSHPLSESIYLLDNHCKQLTDKERVEVKERINPELRPTCSDGMNGYLSPCAGDTHPPIFRSPVVGMEDILANEVICVIYRLPDPHKHITYPPVGVIFPKKIVDQGDLKPDPVLWHEESGRRPWENDRRNPHGNIAGRHLGEASHRLVANSLHLKGDRNGYNNHMHGPPQPYIASPRGPPLSSYSNGLHNQGPHGALRPRVDYSHAGYPRSTSPRIPPHHDRGYVEPYASTGPNPSYSGRLPQYESENRSGGQHPRHEFHQNGGPRYPNGPGAHISTGPPTYAYQGGYDASPQPPGVGSHQQWGGRFPPPANHNNPRGFGHHQQSGNRFSSLDSRGNKMPPQHGGANRRQPPPSGTYRGAQQSPPGGASRRPHPPGGYGHQ, encoded by the exons ATGGGAGTGCCGGCTTTTTATCGGTGGTTAGCGGAGAAGTATCCGCTAGTGGTGGTTGATGTGATCGAAGAAGAACCGGTAGTTATTGAAGGCGTTAAAATTCCTGTGGATACAAGTAAACCTAACCCTAACAACATCGAATATGATAATTTATATCTCGATATGAACGGGATTATTCACCCCTGCTTTCATCCCGAAGACAGA CCTTCACCGACTTCTTTCGGTGAGGTGTTCCAGTGTATGTTTGATTATATTGACAGGCTTTTCGTGATGGTGAGGCCTCGAAAATTGCTATACATGGCAATTG ATGGAGTTGCACCACGGGCGAAAATGAATCAGCAACGGTCTAGGCGATTTAGAGCAGCTAAAGATGCATCTGATGCG GCTGCTGAAGAAGAAAGGCTAAGAGAGGAGTTTGAGAGGGAGGGCAGGAAGCTTCCCCCTAAGGAGAcatctcaaacttttgattccAATGTTATCACTCCTGGAACTGAATTCATGGCTGTTTTGTCAATTGCATTGCAGTACTATATTCATCTTAGACTAAACTATGATCCTGGATGGAAGAAAATCAAG GTTGTTCTTTCTGATGCAAATGTTCCTGGTGAAGGGGAACACAAAGTCATGTCCTATATCCGTCTTCAAAGAAACCTTCCTGGTTATGATCCAAATACACGCCATTGTTTGTATGGTTTG GATGCTGATTTAATTATGTTGGCTTTGGCTACTCATGAGGttcatttttcaattcttcGAGAG ATTGTTTTCACTCCTGGACAACAAGACAAATGCTTCATATGTGGTCAGACAGGTCATTTAGCAGCTGCTTGTGAAGGAAAAGCGAAGAGGAAGGCAGGAGAATTTGATGAGAAAGGCAATGATGTTGCCGTGCCCAAAAAACCATACCAG TTTCTCAACATTTGGACTCTTAGAGAGTATTTGGAGTATGAATTCAGAATTCCCAATCCTCCGTTTGAGATTGATTTGGAACGTACCGTGGATGATTTTATATTCATATGTTTCTTTGTTGGCAATGATTTCCTGCCACACATGCCCACATTGGAGATCCGCGAG GGTGCAATCAACTTGCTGATGGCTGTTTATAAGAAGGAATTTAGGGTGCTTGGTGGGTATTTGACTGATGGCAGCAAG CCAAATTTAAGTAGAGTGGAGCATTTTATTCAAGCTGTGGGTGCATATGAAGATAAAATATTCCAGAAAAGAGCACGATTGCACCAG CGCCAGGCAGAAAGAGTTAAGCGTGAAAAGACACAGGCAAGAAGAGGTGATGATGCGCAGCCTCAACATCAACCTGAATCTTTGGTTGCAGTCACACAATTTCGTGGTTCTCGTCTTGCTTCAGCTCCTACACCTTCACCATATCAGAATGATGGGACACATTCTCAGACATCTGATGGTAAAGGATCTTCTGTTCGGAGCCGTAAAGTTGCACGTTTGTCTTCAACAGCCAATATTGGTGCTGCCATTGTTGAGGCAGAGAATTGTCTGGAAATAGAA gcacatgaaaacaaagaagaattgAAAACTAAGCTTAAGGAGTCGCTTCGCGAGAAATCTGATGTTTTTAACTCAAAGAATCACGAAGAAGACAAG GTCAAATTGGGAGAACCAGGGTGGAAAGAAAGATATTATGAAGAGAAGTTTTCAGCAAAATCTCTTGACGAAATGGAAGCTGTACGAAGAGATGTT GTTTTGAGATATACGGAAGGGCTGTGTTGGGTCatgcattattattatgaagGCGTTTGTTCTTGGCAGTG GTTTTATCCCTATCACTATGCGCCCTTTGCTTCAGATCTCACAGATCTTGGTCAGCTGAACATCAGTTTTGAACTTGGTTCTCCATTCAAACCATTCAACCAGCTTTTGGGAGTTTTCCCTGCAGCAAG ttcccATGCTCTCCCTGTGCATTATAGGAAATTGATGACGGATCCAAATTCACCTATTTTTGATTTTTACCCTACTG ATTTTGAAGTGGACATGAATGGGAAACGATTTGCATGGCAG GGTATTGCAAAGCTTCCCTTCATTGATGAAACTCGTCTTCTTGCGGAGGTCCAAAAGATTGAGCACACATTAACG GAGGAAGAAGCAAGGAGAAACAGTATGATGTTTGACATGCTTTTTGTGTCATCATCTCACCCTCTCTCTGAGAGCATATATTTGCTCGATAATCATTGCAAACAATTAACAGACAAGGAACGAGTTGAAGTCAAGGAGCGTATCAATCCTGAGTTGAG GCCTACATGCAGTGATGGGATGAATGGCTATTTATCTCCCTGTGCTGGAGATACTCATCCTCCTATATTCAGGTCTCCAGTTGTAGGCATGGAAGACATTTTGGCCAATGAAGTCAT ATGTGTTATATACAGACTTCCTGATCCACACAAACACATCACTTATCCACCTGTTGGTGTTATATTCCCCAAAAAG ATTGTGGATCAGGGCGATCTGAAACCTGACCCAGTTTTATGGCACGAGGAATCTGGGAGGAGGCCTTGGGAAAATGACAG GCGAAATCCCCATGGAAACATCGCTGGCCGTCATCTTGGGGAGGCATCGCATCGACTTGTTGCCAACAGTCTACACCTGAAAGGGGATCGCAATGGGTATAACAATCATATGCATGGCCCACCACAACCTTACATTGCATCTCCCCGTGGCCCACCACTCTCTTCCTATTCAAATGGGTTGCACAATCAGGGACCCCATGGAGCTTTGCGTCCTAGAGTGGATTATTCTCATGCAGGTTATCCCCGATCTACAAGTCCTCGTATACCACCTCACCATGACCGTGGATACGTTGAACCCTATGCTTCGACAGGACCCAACCCCTCGTATAGTGGTAGGCTTCCTCAGTATGAAAGTGAGAACCGATCAGGTGGGCAACATCCAAGGCATGAATTTCATCAGAATGGTGGACCAAGGTACCCAAATGGGCCTGGGGCACACATATCAACCGGGCCCCCTACATATGCTTATCAAGGTGGTTATGATGCCAGTCCCCAGCCACCTGGAGTTGGTAGTCACCAGCAATGGGGTGGTAGGTTTCCCCCACCAGCCAACCATAACAATCCCAGAGGTTTTGGTCACCATCAACAAAGTGGCAACCGATTTTCATCGTTGGATTCTAGAGGAAATAAAATGCCACCACAACATGGCGGAGCAAATAGGAGACAACCACCACCTAGTGGAACATACAGGGGGGCACAGCAATCACCTCCTGGCGGAGCCAGTCGGAGGCCCCATCCACCAGGTGGATATGGTCACCAATAA
- the LOC118062033 gene encoding 5'-3' exoribonuclease 3 isoform X2 has translation MGVPAFYRWLAEKYPLVVVDVIEEEPVVIEGVKIPVDTSKPNPNNIEYDNLYLDMNGIIHPCFHPEDRPSPTSFGEVFQCMFDYIDRLFVMVRPRKLLYMAIDGVAPRAKMNQQRSRRFRAAKDASDAAAEEERLREEFEREGRKLPPKETSQTFDSNVITPGTEFMAVLSIALQYYIHLRLNYDPGWKKIKVVLSDANVPGEGEHKVMSYIRLQRNLPGYDPNTRHCLYGLDADLIMLALATHEVHFSILREIVFTPGQQDKCFICGQTGHLAAACEGKAKRKAGEFDEKGNDVAVPKKPYQFLNIWTLREYLEYEFRIPNPPFEIDLERTVDDFIFICFFVGNDFLPHMPTLEIREGAINLLMAVYKKEFRVLGGYLTDGSKPNLSRVEHFIQAVGAYEDKIFQKRARLHQRQAERVKREKTQARRGDDAQPQHQPESLVAVTQFRGSRLASAPTPSPYQNDGTHSQTSDGKGSSVRSRKVARLSSTANIGAAIVEAENCLEIEAHENKEELKTKLKESLREKSDVFNSKNHEEDKVKLGEPGWKERYYEEKFSAKSLDEMEAVRRDVVLRYTEGLCWVMHYYYEGVCSWQWFYPYHYAPFASDLTDLGQLNISFELGSPFKPFNQLLGVFPAASSHALPVHYRKLMTDPNSPIFDFYPTDFEVDMNGKRFAWQGIAKLPFIDETRLLAEVQKIEHTLTEEEARRNSMMFDMLFVSSSHPLSESIYLLDNHCKQLTDKERVEVKERINPELSDGMNGYLSPCAGDTHPPIFRSPVVGMEDILANEVICVIYRLPDPHKHITYPPVGVIFPKKIVDQGDLKPDPVLWHEESGRRPWENDRRNPHGNIAGRHLGEASHRLVANSLHLKGDRNGYNNHMHGPPQPYIASPRGPPLSSYSNGLHNQGPHGALRPRVDYSHAGYPRSTSPRIPPHHDRGYVEPYASTGPNPSYSGRLPQYESENRSGGQHPRHEFHQNGGPRYPNGPGAHISTGPPTYAYQGGYDASPQPPGVGSHQQWGGRFPPPANHNNPRGFGHHQQSGNRFSSLDSRGNKMPPQHGGANRRQPPPSGTYRGAQQSPPGGASRRPHPPGGYGHQ, from the exons ATGGGAGTGCCGGCTTTTTATCGGTGGTTAGCGGAGAAGTATCCGCTAGTGGTGGTTGATGTGATCGAAGAAGAACCGGTAGTTATTGAAGGCGTTAAAATTCCTGTGGATACAAGTAAACCTAACCCTAACAACATCGAATATGATAATTTATATCTCGATATGAACGGGATTATTCACCCCTGCTTTCATCCCGAAGACAGA CCTTCACCGACTTCTTTCGGTGAGGTGTTCCAGTGTATGTTTGATTATATTGACAGGCTTTTCGTGATGGTGAGGCCTCGAAAATTGCTATACATGGCAATTG ATGGAGTTGCACCACGGGCGAAAATGAATCAGCAACGGTCTAGGCGATTTAGAGCAGCTAAAGATGCATCTGATGCG GCTGCTGAAGAAGAAAGGCTAAGAGAGGAGTTTGAGAGGGAGGGCAGGAAGCTTCCCCCTAAGGAGAcatctcaaacttttgattccAATGTTATCACTCCTGGAACTGAATTCATGGCTGTTTTGTCAATTGCATTGCAGTACTATATTCATCTTAGACTAAACTATGATCCTGGATGGAAGAAAATCAAG GTTGTTCTTTCTGATGCAAATGTTCCTGGTGAAGGGGAACACAAAGTCATGTCCTATATCCGTCTTCAAAGAAACCTTCCTGGTTATGATCCAAATACACGCCATTGTTTGTATGGTTTG GATGCTGATTTAATTATGTTGGCTTTGGCTACTCATGAGGttcatttttcaattcttcGAGAG ATTGTTTTCACTCCTGGACAACAAGACAAATGCTTCATATGTGGTCAGACAGGTCATTTAGCAGCTGCTTGTGAAGGAAAAGCGAAGAGGAAGGCAGGAGAATTTGATGAGAAAGGCAATGATGTTGCCGTGCCCAAAAAACCATACCAG TTTCTCAACATTTGGACTCTTAGAGAGTATTTGGAGTATGAATTCAGAATTCCCAATCCTCCGTTTGAGATTGATTTGGAACGTACCGTGGATGATTTTATATTCATATGTTTCTTTGTTGGCAATGATTTCCTGCCACACATGCCCACATTGGAGATCCGCGAG GGTGCAATCAACTTGCTGATGGCTGTTTATAAGAAGGAATTTAGGGTGCTTGGTGGGTATTTGACTGATGGCAGCAAG CCAAATTTAAGTAGAGTGGAGCATTTTATTCAAGCTGTGGGTGCATATGAAGATAAAATATTCCAGAAAAGAGCACGATTGCACCAG CGCCAGGCAGAAAGAGTTAAGCGTGAAAAGACACAGGCAAGAAGAGGTGATGATGCGCAGCCTCAACATCAACCTGAATCTTTGGTTGCAGTCACACAATTTCGTGGTTCTCGTCTTGCTTCAGCTCCTACACCTTCACCATATCAGAATGATGGGACACATTCTCAGACATCTGATGGTAAAGGATCTTCTGTTCGGAGCCGTAAAGTTGCACGTTTGTCTTCAACAGCCAATATTGGTGCTGCCATTGTTGAGGCAGAGAATTGTCTGGAAATAGAA gcacatgaaaacaaagaagaattgAAAACTAAGCTTAAGGAGTCGCTTCGCGAGAAATCTGATGTTTTTAACTCAAAGAATCACGAAGAAGACAAG GTCAAATTGGGAGAACCAGGGTGGAAAGAAAGATATTATGAAGAGAAGTTTTCAGCAAAATCTCTTGACGAAATGGAAGCTGTACGAAGAGATGTT GTTTTGAGATATACGGAAGGGCTGTGTTGGGTCatgcattattattatgaagGCGTTTGTTCTTGGCAGTG GTTTTATCCCTATCACTATGCGCCCTTTGCTTCAGATCTCACAGATCTTGGTCAGCTGAACATCAGTTTTGAACTTGGTTCTCCATTCAAACCATTCAACCAGCTTTTGGGAGTTTTCCCTGCAGCAAG ttcccATGCTCTCCCTGTGCATTATAGGAAATTGATGACGGATCCAAATTCACCTATTTTTGATTTTTACCCTACTG ATTTTGAAGTGGACATGAATGGGAAACGATTTGCATGGCAG GGTATTGCAAAGCTTCCCTTCATTGATGAAACTCGTCTTCTTGCGGAGGTCCAAAAGATTGAGCACACATTAACG GAGGAAGAAGCAAGGAGAAACAGTATGATGTTTGACATGCTTTTTGTGTCATCATCTCACCCTCTCTCTGAGAGCATATATTTGCTCGATAATCATTGCAAACAATTAACAGACAAGGAACGAGTTGAAGTCAAGGAGCGTATCAATCCTGAGTTGAG TGATGGGATGAATGGCTATTTATCTCCCTGTGCTGGAGATACTCATCCTCCTATATTCAGGTCTCCAGTTGTAGGCATGGAAGACATTTTGGCCAATGAAGTCAT ATGTGTTATATACAGACTTCCTGATCCACACAAACACATCACTTATCCACCTGTTGGTGTTATATTCCCCAAAAAG ATTGTGGATCAGGGCGATCTGAAACCTGACCCAGTTTTATGGCACGAGGAATCTGGGAGGAGGCCTTGGGAAAATGACAG GCGAAATCCCCATGGAAACATCGCTGGCCGTCATCTTGGGGAGGCATCGCATCGACTTGTTGCCAACAGTCTACACCTGAAAGGGGATCGCAATGGGTATAACAATCATATGCATGGCCCACCACAACCTTACATTGCATCTCCCCGTGGCCCACCACTCTCTTCCTATTCAAATGGGTTGCACAATCAGGGACCCCATGGAGCTTTGCGTCCTAGAGTGGATTATTCTCATGCAGGTTATCCCCGATCTACAAGTCCTCGTATACCACCTCACCATGACCGTGGATACGTTGAACCCTATGCTTCGACAGGACCCAACCCCTCGTATAGTGGTAGGCTTCCTCAGTATGAAAGTGAGAACCGATCAGGTGGGCAACATCCAAGGCATGAATTTCATCAGAATGGTGGACCAAGGTACCCAAATGGGCCTGGGGCACACATATCAACCGGGCCCCCTACATATGCTTATCAAGGTGGTTATGATGCCAGTCCCCAGCCACCTGGAGTTGGTAGTCACCAGCAATGGGGTGGTAGGTTTCCCCCACCAGCCAACCATAACAATCCCAGAGGTTTTGGTCACCATCAACAAAGTGGCAACCGATTTTCATCGTTGGATTCTAGAGGAAATAAAATGCCACCACAACATGGCGGAGCAAATAGGAGACAACCACCACCTAGTGGAACATACAGGGGGGCACAGCAATCACCTCCTGGCGGAGCCAGTCGGAGGCCCCATCCACCAGGTGGATATGGTCACCAATAA
- the LOC118062043 gene encoding cytokinin riboside 5'-monophosphate phosphoribohydrolase LOG1 — protein sequence MENQQQRQPSMKSRFRRVCVFCGSSPGKNPNYQHAAIQLGKQLVERNIDLVYGGGSIGLMGLVSQAVYDGGRHVLGVIPKTLMPREITGETVGEVKAVSGMHQRKAEMARQADAFIALPGGYGTLEELLEVITWAQLGIHDKPVGLLNVDGYYDSLLSFIDKAVDEGFITPAARHIIVSAHTAQELMCLLEDYEAEHSGVASKLSWGMGQQLGYTVKSDISR from the exons ATGGAAAATCAACAACAACGTCAGCCTTCGATGAAATCAAGATTCAGACGTGTCTGTGTCTTCTGTGGCAGCAGCCCTGGCAAGAATCCTAATTACCAGCATGCTGCTATTCAGCTTGGCAAACAACTG GTTGAAAGGAACATCGACTTGGTTTATGGAGGAGGAAGCATCGGTCTCATGGGTTTGGTCTCTCAAGCTGTCTATGATGGTGGCCGCCATGTGTTGGG AGTTATTCCCAAGACTCTTATGCCAAGAGAG ATTACAGGAGAGACTGTAGGAGAAGTAAAAGCTGTATCAGGTATGCACCAACGCAAAGCTGAAATGGCTCGTCAAGCTGATGCATTTATAGCCTTACCAG GTGGGTATGGAACCTTGGAGGAACTCTTGGAGGTCATCACTTGGGCTCAGTTGGGAATCCATGACAAACCG GTGGGGTTGTTGAACGTTGATGGATACTACGACTCACTGCTATCATTCATAGACAAGGCTGTCGACGAAGGATTCATCACACCAGCTGCCCGTCACATTATTGTTTCTGCCCACACTGCCCAGGAACTCATGTGCCTGCTCGAG GATTATGAAGCAGAGCATTCTGGGGTGGCGTCAAAGCTAAGTTGGGGGATGGGGCAGCAGTTGGGTTACACAGTAAAGTCTGATATCTCTCGTTGA
- the LOC118062036 gene encoding endoglucanase 2 has product MGVKPSSRGCFGWFIVAVILALIVGAIVYTVKKKSEKSEGPAPIPGPPGAPDKKYADALKIATQFFDIQKSGKLVDNKISWRGDSALRDGSQAKLDLSKGMYDAGDHMKFGLPMAFTATVLSWAILEYGDQMNVVNQLEPAKDSLKWITDYLINAHPEANVLYIQVGDPDTDHGCWDRPEDMTEKRPLTQVNTSFPGTDVAAETAAAMASASLVFKSDSTYSSTLLRHAKELFTFADKYRGLYSESIPEVATYYNSTGYGDELLWAASWLYHATGDKSYLQYVTGQSGKLFAQWGSPTWFSWDNKLAGAQVLLSRLTFLGNKDTSNSGLQMYTKTAEAVMCGLIPDSPTATKSRTDGGLIWVSQWNALQHPVASAFLAALYSDYMLSSGTAKISCNGDSYKPSDLRKFAKSQADYVLGNNPMKMSYLVGYGDKYPQYVHHRGASIPTDATTRCKDGWKWLESKEPNPNEATGALVGGPFLNETFISNDRNNSMQAEPSTYNSALIVGLLSGLVTTSSVVQSFT; this is encoded by the exons ATGGGAGTGAAGCCAAGTTCTAGAGGGTGCTTTGGGTGGTTTATCGTGGCAGTAATATTGGCATTGATTGTTGGTGCCATTGTTTATACAGTTAAGAAGAAAAGTGAGAAGTCTGAAGGGCCTGCTCCAATTCCAGGGCCTCCTGGCGCTCCTGATAAGAAATATGCTGATGCTCTCAAAATTGCTACGCAATTTTTTGACATTCAAAAAT CTGGGAAGTTGGTAGACAACAAGATTAGTTGGAGAGGGGATTCAGCTCTTAGAGATGGAAGTCAAGCAAAATTAGATCTTTCAAAAGGCATGTATGATGCTGGGGATCATATGAAGTTTGGTTTGCCAATGGCTTTTACTGCTACAGTATTGTCATGGGCCATCCTTGAGTATGGAGATCAAATGAATGTAGTAAATCAGTTGGAACCGGCGAAGGATTCGCTCAAGTGGATCACTGACTACCTTATCAATGCGCATCCTGAAGCGAATGTGCTCTACATTCAA GTTGGTGACCCTGATACTGATCATGGTTGTTGGGACAGACCTGAAGACATGACCGAGAAGAGGCCACTTACTCAGGTTAATACATCTTTTCCAGGGACAGATGTTGCAGCTGAAACTGCAGCAGCCATGGCTTCAGCATCTTTGGTGTTTAAATCCGACTCCACATATTCGAGCACGCTTCTTAGGCATGCTAAAGAGTTGTTTACGTTTGCCGACAAATACAGAGGTTTATATAGTGAAAGTATCCCTGAAGTTGCCACATATTACAACTCAACAGGATATGGAGATGAGCTCTTGTGGGCAGCTAGTTGGCTCTATCATGCAACGGGAGATAAATCATATCTTCAATACGTGACTGGGCAAAGTGGTAAACTCTTTGCTCAATGGGGAAGTCCGACATGGTTCAGTTGGGATAACAAACTTGCAGGAGCGCAG GTTTTGTTGTCCAGACTAACTTTCCTTGGCAACAAAGACACCTCAAACTCAGGCCTTCAAATGTATACGAAAACGGCTGAGGCAGTTATGTGTGGTCTCATCCCAGATTCTCCAACAGCCACAAAGAGCAGAACAGATG GTGGTCTTATATGGGTCAGTCAATGGAATGCTTTGCAGCATCCCGTTGCCTCTGCATTTTTAGCTGCTCTTTACAGCGATTACATGCTTAGTTCAGGAACTGCAAAGATATCCTGCAATGGAGATTCATATAAACCTTCAGATCTTCGGAAATTTGCTAAATCTCAG GCTGATTATGTCTTGGGAAATAATCCTATGAAAATGAGCTATCTTGTCGGTTATGGTGATAAATATCCACAATATGTGCATCATAGGGGAGCTTCAATTCCAACTGATGCAACAACTCGTTGCAAGGATGGCTGGAAATGGCTTGAAAGTAAGGAACCGAATCCCAACGAAGCAACTGGAGCACTTGTTGGTGGTCCCTTCTTAAATGAAACATTTATCAGTAATGATCGCAACAACTCAATGCAGGCGGAACCAAGCACATATAACAGTGCTCTAATTGTTGGCCTGCTGTCAGGTCTTGTCACCACTTCTTCTGTGGTTCAATCTTTCACCTGA
- the LOC118062046 gene encoding protein SPA, chloroplastic, with protein MPVAPSIPRLHSPFLCCHLQEISSSSLSSFKSPRNNHQRSPVSHPCIRAVDLDQNTIVAISVGVVSIAVGIGIPVFYESQIDNAAKRENTQPCFPCSGSGAQKCRFCLGTGSVTVELGGDDKEVSPCINCEGVGSLTCTTCQGSGIQPRYLDRREFKDDD; from the exons ATGCCAGTAGCACCTTCAATCCCTCGTCTTCACTCACCATTTCTATGTTGCCATCTTCAagaaatttcttcttcttcattgtcATCCTTCAAGTCTCCAAGAAACAATCATCAACGGTCACCAGTATCTCATCCATGCATCAGAGCTGTTGATCTTGATCAGAACACG ATAGTTGCAATTTCTGTCGGGGTCGTGAGCATTGCTGTTGGGATAGGCATTCCAGTTTTCTATGAAAGCCAGATTGATAATGCT GCAAAGCGAGAAAATACTCAGCCATGTTTCCCTTGCAGTGGTAGTGGTGCCC AGAAATGCAGATTTTGCCTGGGAACTGGCTCAGTGACAGTGGAGCTAGGTGGGGATGACAAAGAAGTCTCTCCATGCATCAATTGTGAAGGTGTAGGTTCTTTGACATGCACAACATGTCAAGGCTCTGGCATTCAACCCCGGTATCTAGATCGCAG aGAATTCAAGGATGATGATTGA